A region of Massilia sp. WG5 DNA encodes the following proteins:
- a CDS encoding PAS domain-containing sensor histidine kinase: MASERRLKAGALLSVGGIALLAFGAGALRESPRLAVLCGLIALPLAASLWRCLERLAALRCRPAPGQAGLPVEQQALLDNALALEARLEHTPVALFRIDGPGGEGQAAPLNANARKLVAPGRASDPAGLYRQLAAQPGDRRALIDFDTERGTERALLAVSSITLQGRAQRLAALMPVESELEAEALHAWRQLVHVLTHEIMNSLTPVASLSHTAYGLLGEFRGALPDDVGADLSTALDAIRRRADSLVDFVASYRSLSNVPAAQPERMRLDALFERVAVLVGPAWRARGGEVQFSVEPASLELRADPGQLEQALINLLKNAFEATAGNTGKAGHAWVTARLVRGARLRIEVSDDGPGVPDGLAAHIFTPFFTTKKQGGGIGLAMVRHLVHENGGTVRHARSVGRGARFVITF; the protein is encoded by the coding sequence ATGGCATCTGAGCGGCGCCTGAAGGCGGGCGCGCTGCTGTCCGTGGGCGGCATCGCGCTGCTGGCCTTCGGCGCCGGCGCGCTGCGCGAGTCGCCGCGCCTGGCCGTGCTGTGCGGATTGATTGCACTGCCGCTGGCGGCCAGCCTGTGGCGCTGCCTGGAGCGGCTGGCCGCGCTGCGCTGCAGGCCGGCGCCGGGCCAGGCCGGCTTGCCGGTCGAGCAGCAGGCCCTGCTCGACAATGCGCTGGCGCTGGAAGCGCGGCTCGAGCACACCCCGGTGGCGCTGTTTCGCATCGACGGCCCGGGGGGCGAGGGCCAGGCGGCGCCGCTCAACGCGAATGCGCGCAAGCTGGTGGCGCCGGGCCGCGCCAGCGATCCGGCCGGCCTGTACCGCCAGCTGGCGGCGCAGCCGGGCGATCGGCGCGCACTGATCGATTTCGACACCGAGCGCGGCACCGAGCGCGCGCTGCTGGCGGTGTCCTCGATCACGCTGCAGGGCCGGGCGCAGCGCCTGGCGGCCCTGATGCCGGTCGAGAGCGAGCTCGAAGCCGAGGCCCTGCACGCCTGGCGCCAGCTGGTGCACGTGCTGACCCACGAGATCATGAATTCGCTGACGCCGGTGGCTTCGCTGTCGCACACGGCCTATGGCCTGCTGGGCGAGTTCCGCGGCGCGCTGCCGGACGACGTCGGCGCCGACCTGAGCACCGCGCTGGACGCGATCCGGCGCCGCGCCGACAGCCTGGTCGATTTCGTGGCCAGCTACCGCAGCCTGTCGAACGTACCGGCCGCGCAGCCGGAGCGGATGCGCCTGGATGCACTGTTCGAGCGCGTCGCGGTGCTGGTCGGCCCGGCCTGGCGCGCGCGCGGCGGCGAAGTCCAGTTCTCGGTCGAGCCGGCGTCGCTGGAACTGCGGGCCGATCCGGGCCAGCTCGAACAGGCCCTGATCAACCTGCTCAAGAATGCCTTCGAGGCGACCGCCGGGAATACCGGCAAAGCGGGCCATGCCTGGGTGACGGCGCGGCTGGTGCGCGGCGCGCGGCTGCGCATCGAGGTCAGCGACGACGGTCCCGGCGTGCCGGACGGGCTGGCGGCGCACATCTTCACGCCCTTCTTCACGACCAAGAAGCAGGGCGGCGGGATCGGCCTGGCGATGGTGCGCCACCTGGTGCACGAGAACGGCGGCACGGTGCGGCATGCGCGTTCGGTCGGACGCGGCGCGCGCTTCGTCATCACGTTCTGA
- a CDS encoding sigma-54 dependent transcriptional regulator, which yields MAISRRSSTAMADPAHILILDDDIDVACAAQMLLRRRHGRVTTLDDPARLAGLLEAGVPDVVLLDLNFTPGRIDGAEGLAVLDRLRALAHPPAVIALTAYADVPLAVEALKRGAGDFITKPWDNARLVAAVDSALARRTALAGGAAASGLMGESAAMRDVKSMIASVAPTEANVMVLGENGAGKELVARAIHAASSRAAATFLAVDMGALPESTFESELFGHRKGSFTDARSDRAGRFQAARSGTLFLDEIGNMPLASQAKLLTALERREVTPIGADRPEAIDVRIVSATNLVEQRLFDPGVFRPDLLFRLNTIVIRVPPLRERRDDVPGLLHHYLSLYEAQYRRPVRELAPSALERLCDWAWPGNVRALRHACERAVILASQDEYRFEDFGLAMPAAAAPEMPRMAAAAAEGAGADGEFRLGALERDTIAAALDKAKGNISLAARMLGLSRAALYRKLGKHGI from the coding sequence ATGGCAATATCCCGTCGTTCTTCCACCGCCATGGCCGACCCCGCCCACATCCTGATCCTCGACGACGACATCGACGTCGCCTGCGCCGCCCAGATGCTGCTGCGCCGCCGCCACGGCCGGGTGACGACGCTCGACGATCCGGCCCGCCTGGCCGGCTTGCTGGAAGCCGGCGTACCCGACGTCGTGCTGCTCGACCTGAACTTCACGCCCGGCCGCATCGACGGCGCCGAAGGCCTGGCGGTGCTCGACCGCCTGCGCGCGCTGGCGCATCCGCCCGCCGTGATCGCCCTGACCGCCTACGCCGACGTGCCGCTGGCGGTCGAGGCTTTGAAACGCGGGGCCGGCGATTTCATTACCAAGCCCTGGGACAATGCGCGGCTGGTGGCCGCCGTCGACAGCGCGCTGGCGCGCCGCACCGCGCTCGCCGGCGGCGCCGCCGCCAGTGGCCTGATGGGGGAGTCCGCCGCCATGCGCGACGTGAAATCGATGATCGCCAGCGTCGCCCCCACCGAAGCGAATGTGATGGTGCTGGGCGAGAACGGCGCCGGCAAGGAACTGGTGGCGCGCGCGATCCATGCGGCATCGAGCCGGGCCGCGGCGACCTTCCTCGCGGTGGACATGGGCGCGCTGCCCGAATCGACCTTCGAGAGCGAGCTGTTCGGCCACCGCAAGGGATCCTTCACCGATGCCCGCAGCGACCGCGCCGGCCGCTTCCAGGCCGCGCGCAGCGGCACCCTGTTCCTCGACGAGATCGGCAACATGCCGCTGGCGAGCCAGGCCAAGCTGCTGACCGCGCTCGAGCGCCGCGAAGTCACGCCGATCGGCGCCGACCGTCCGGAAGCGATCGACGTGCGCATCGTCAGCGCCACCAACCTGGTCGAACAGCGCCTGTTCGATCCGGGCGTGTTCCGGCCGGACCTGCTGTTCCGCCTGAACACCATCGTGATCCGGGTGCCGCCGCTGCGCGAGCGCAGGGACGACGTGCCCGGCCTGCTGCATCACTACCTGTCGCTGTACGAGGCCCAGTACCGGCGGCCGGTGCGCGAACTGGCGCCCAGCGCCCTCGAGCGCCTGTGCGACTGGGCCTGGCCGGGCAATGTGCGGGCCCTGCGCCACGCCTGCGAGCGCGCCGTGATCCTGGCGTCCCAGGACGAGTATCGCTTTGAAGATTTCGGGCTGGCGATGCCGGCCGCGGCGGCGCCGGAGATGCCGCGCATGGCCGCCGCCGCCGCCGAGGGCGCCGGCGCGGATGGCGAATTCCGCCTCGGCGCGCTCGAACGCGACACCATCGCCGCCGCCCTCGACAAGGCCAAGGGCAATATCAGCCTGGCGGCGCGCATGCTCGGCCTGAGCCGCGCCGCGCTGTACCGCAAGCTGGGCAAGCATGGCATCTGA